GCGTTTTTTTCAAAAGCCTTTGTCACGTCCATCCCTCAAACCTGAATCCTTGCCCGGTCATAGCCTGCAAAACCTCACCAGCAGATATTTTGTAATTGCCCAGAGAATGTATGGTGACGGATGTTTCCTGTAGAGCTGTATCTCGTTTTTCGAGGCCATGAGACGCAGATTAAAAGGAATCTTCCTCCTGTCTCTCCTCCAGCCACGGCAATGAAAGGCAACAAGACAGGGCTCATAGACAAGATCATAGCCATCCCGATGCAATCGCAGTGAAAGTTCAATGTCCTCCTTGTACAGAAAAAAAAGCGGGTCAAAAACTTCTTCGCCATATCTTCTCAGTACCTCAACCGGACATATCATTAACGCTCCGCAAACTGCCGGCAGAGTATTTTTTTTATTATACCGGCCTCGATCCTTCTCCCCCATACCCCGGTCATACCAGCGACCATACCATTTGCGGAAGATACCGGTGGAATCTATCTTCCCGGTAGCCCTGTTTTTTCCCGGATCATAGCCCAAAAGTTTACCGGAAAGTATGCCGATTTTCTTCTTCCCATCCATTACATCAAGGACTTTGGCAAGAAAACCCGGGGGAAGAAAGGTATCCGGATTCAGAAACACGACTATTCCCTCAAGATCCTGTACAAGGGAAAACCCGAGATTATTTGCCCTTCCAAAACCTATATTACCAGTCTTCACCAGCTTGATATTGTCTGCCTTTCTGCAACATTCCAGGTACTGTCTGTCTGCAGAACCACTGTCCACAATGATAATTGATGTTATTTCAACAGTCTGCGCGGCCAGGTGGGTAAGACACTGGGGCAGGACTTCCTGAGAATCATGGGTAACAATGATTATATGTATTCCGGCAGTCATGGAAGGACCCCGATCAGAAGAATATCCTGCAATACCACCCAAAGAGAAGATTTGTTTTCCCTTCCGCGCTCCTTCGTGCCATTATCGACTCCACCGCTTCTTTTTCCGAAGTGACAACAGCACGCCTGAACTCTTTTTCCAAAATATTACCGGGATCAGCCAGGATTTCCCTTCTTTTGCCGATAACCTCCGGCAAAAGCCTGAATGTTTCCAGGATACCCCTGCAATATGAGAAAAACATCCTCTTTTTAACAACAAAAAGGAGCCAGGCAAACTGATAAATGGTGAAAGGAAAGAGAAAACGCAGAGCCATGCCAAATGAGTAATTCTTGACCACTACAGCAAAATTATTCCTGGTAGACAACCGAATCGTAAACGCATTCACTTTCTTTCCCGTAGTGGCACTGCCGATATGAAAGACCATGGCGGAAGAGAGATACCGGCAGCGCATACCCAACCGCCTCGCCCTCAGGTTCAAGTCGACGTCTTCAAGGTAGGCGAAAAAAACATTGTCAAAAAGACCAACCTTATCAAAAAACTTTCTACTGTACAGGGCGCCACCACCACAGGCACCAAAAACATCCCTGTCAACCCGGTACATATCACTATCCTTTTCCATTGTACCAAGTCGATAGCCGACTCCGCCACGCAGCACGGCATCTCCTGCCCCGTCAAGAAAGTCCCGATTATTGAAATTGATCATCTTCAGGGCAAAAAAATCATACTTCTTGTATTTTTCTATCCCCTGGATCAGGTGTTCAAGACAGTCAGGTGCCACTTCCATATCATTATTCAACAGGAGTATCCAGGATGCCCGCGCTTTGCGGATTCCCCGGTTGACCGCCACTGAAAAGCCGCGATTTTCCGTGAACCGGAGAAGTCTGACTTTGGGAAATTCATTTTCCAGCAATTCCAGGGAACCGTCTTCCGAACCGTTATCCACAACCGTTACACAAAAATTTCGGTTTGTCTGGACCTCAAGAGAAGACAGACAGTGGGCCAGCATCTGCCGGCCGTTCCAATTGGGAATAACAATCTCAATCAATGGATTTTCCATTGACATTACTGTTCCCCACTTTCCTGCTCGCTTCCGAAAACATGTTTAACGAAATAAACCGGTTTACTCTGTGACTCGTGATATGTCCTGGCCTGAAGTTCGGCAATCAGCCCAAGTGAAATAAACTGAATACCTATGAAAATAAGCAGTACTGCCAGAAAAAGAAGAGGCCTGTCGGCAAGAGGAACTCCCATGAACTGCCGCTGTATGGTCATAATAAGAGCAATGAGAAAACCGATTCCACCACAGAGAACACCCATCAGACCAAAAACCTGAATCGGTCTGGTGGCGTAGCTGAGCAGAAATTTAACGGTCATAAGATCAAGAATAACCCTGATAGTCCGCGAGATACCATACTTGGATGAACCAAACCTTCTTGGCCTGTGATTCACCTTGACCTCGGTAAAATCTATCCCCATTCCGGAAGCAATTGCCGGAATGAACCTGTGCATCTCACCATACAATCGTACATTTTTAATCACTTCCTTCTTAAATGCCTTCAGGGTACAGCCATAGTCATGGAGATTGACACCCGTAGTTTTCGAGATAATCTTGTTGGCGATAATGGAAGGCAACCGTCTGTTTATAAAGGCGTCCTTACGGTCATAACGCCATCCTGTCACCACATCATTACCAGCTTCAATCTCCACCAGGAGTTTCGGGATATCGTGGGGATCATTCTGCAGATCAGCATCCATAGTAATAATGACATCCCCTTCGGCGTAATCAAATCCGGCAGCCATGGCTGCTGTCTGACCGAAATTTTTCCTGAAACTGATTACCACCACATGACTGTCCTTTTCCTGTATTTCTTTCAGGAGCTCAAGACTTCGATCGGTGGAACCGTCATCGATGAAGAGTATTTCATATTCATGATCGATTGCACTCAGAACTTCATTCAGCTCCTGGTATAACAGGGGAATATTTTTTTCCTCATTGAGCAACGGTATAACAATAGAGAGTAACACAGCAATATCTCCACATAAAATTTTTAAGTCAGATTTCTTTATTTCCACCATGTTGCAGAGTGTCGGCAGTATCAGGAATAAATTTCTGCCTGTACGTCAGGTATACGATGTAACCGATTGCACCCATAAACAGCATTTTCAGGCGAAGCAGCAACCCCATGGCCAGGGATTCAGCACCACCCACACCCACCAGCAGAAAATAAAAAACAAAGACCGATTCAAAATAACCCAGATTCCCCAATAATGTGACCGGTACATGGGCAACCAGCATTATAGCCGGAACAATGGCACAGATAGCCAGAAAATCGACATGAACATCAAATGCCATAAAGGCTGTATACACATTCACCCATGTAAGAAGATAGAACAGGACAGTAAGAAGGATAAGACGCTGGAGAAAACGTTTGTTTTCTCTTACCGCGGCCATCGCAACATCCAGTTCCTTCCGCAGTTTTTTTAAACGATCAATAATGCCTGAATACAGTCTTTCCAGACTGTCGGCAACTCTTTTAAAAAATCCCAGCAAAGGAACATCACCCGTTTTACGCAATATGGCCAGGCAAAACCTGGCAATCCCGTCAGGGAGTGCAAAAGGGTTTTCTGCCTTCCAGACCCAGATGGTAATCATGGCAAGACAGCCTCCGGCCAGTGCCGGAAATAAAATATAGGGGCTCTGATAGAGCCCGGTTTGAAAGAGTGGAGCCACTGTCACCAGGAAAAAAAGAAAGAAAATACCAGAAAAACGTTCAACAAATACACTGACGGCAGAGTATCCCTGGTTCTCAATCAATCTTCCTGCGTAATATGAACGGACGACATCACCCCCTACGGTGGAGGGCAGAATATTAGAAAAAAAATAACCCACCATGTAAATCCGAAATAACTCCCGGTATGGAATATCGTCTTTCAAGTCGAGAATCAATTTCCATTTTGCACAACTCGCAGCAACCATGACAACGGTCACAACGAAGGACAACAAAAAAAACACCCAGTTGATCCGGGAAAAAAGCTCAAGCAGTTCATTCCCCCGTACAAAAGAAAGCAGTACCGAAAAAAAAGCAATACTGAGGACGATTTTTATAATCAGCTTTACCGGGCCGGGAATCTTGTTCATTCTCTTTCTATAACTGAATTTTATGCAATTTCTTCATATTCATACGTGCTGAAACCTCAATCCTGCAATTGGCAGGTTCGGAGTCTACGCTACCTGCCAAAGATGCGGGTTAGGTGAAAACCGACATCAATACCACATATTCACCATATTACCAAGAAAAGACGGTGAATTTACCGTTTTCTCACTCTGCAGCCTGTTTAGCCTTGATCCAGCCCACACGAATATAATACTGCTGACCACAGTCCAGCCACCTGCTGCAACTGTCTTCGTTTGTCTTTTTTGGATAGTCCGAACTGTTTTTTCTGTCCACACGACAAACACCGCTTTGACTATTTTTCAACCTGTAATATTTACAGGTCAGACAGAGCTTTTTTATCTTATAATTCATTAAAAACACCTTGGAAATCAGGAAACGGGATTGAACCGTTCCAGTACTCTGAAAGCGGAAAAAGATCGATTACCGGCCCTGTAAAACCATTTTTTATCATAAATTTTTTAAAAATTTCCTTTGAATCAACAGCGATTCTCTCATCCTCATCAATGAACCTGTTATAAATCAGGGCAGCGACCTGCAGATTTCTTCTCCGGGCCAGCTCCAGACTGTTGAGAGTGTGATTGATGGATCCCAGTTTCGGACCGGACACGAGGATGAGAGGATACTGTTCTTTCTGCAGATAATCAATAAAGAGGATATCCTCAGTCAGGGGAACAGATAAACCACCGGCTCCTTCAAAAAGCACCACATCAAACTGTTCCAGGAGAAGATCGGTCGCCCTCCTGATCCTGCCAATATCAATGGTCCTGCCATCGAGCGTCGCCGCCAGGTGTGGCGAGCAGGGGACAGAAAACAGGTAGGGACATGTCAGATCCTCCCTGTCCATATCAAGAAGGTCGATCCCCATCAAACGTCTGTGAACCACGATATCCTCACTGATATCCGTACATCCGGTCTGAACTGCTTTCTGGGTAATCACCTTGATTCCCCTTTCCTGCAATGCTCTCGCCATAAGGCCGACAGCAACAGTTTTACCAATATCCGTATCAATGCCCGTTATGCAGTAAACCTTTTTCAATTTTTTCTCCAGTTTTTCGGGCAATTATGAAAATCGCCACATAGCTTACCGGAATCCCGAAATCATCTTCAAAACGTGCTCTATACTCCCTTTCAAACTTTCTGAATTCCGAAACCTTCCACCCGGGGCTGCCAAGTCCCCGACCCCGGTCTTCCGTATATGTCGAAGCACAGCTCTGACAGACGGCAGATAAATACGTTTTCTTTCCCTGTGGATATGAACGAGATCAAAAAAGGCGGTTGTTATCTTTTGAAGTTCAGAATGTTCAAGATAAGGCAGTCCTCTTCCCGTAAGTGAGCGGATTTCCTCCATGGTGCCCGGGCCGAAGAGAGAAAAAGCCAGAATACCACCTTCATTCAGGCAACCATGAATTCGGGCAAAGAGTTTTTCGAGGTCCTGAAGCCATTGAAAAGTGGATGAGGAGAGAACAATATCGAGTCCTTCCGGTAAAATTTGCGCTTCTATATCTCCGGGAAGAAGATGTATTTCTTTGACATTTCTCTTTATTCTTTCAGCGGTAATTGAGCAGAATTCCGGGACAATATCGTTGAGCCAGATCGATTTTACAACATGTGCCGAACAGATTAATTCCGTCAGAAACCCGGTACAGCATCCAATTTCAAGAACCCTTGAAAACGCTGAAATCTCATGCCGGGACAGCAGATTAAAAAACTGCCTGCTGATCTCCTGTTGAACAGTGGCATTGTCTTCATACGTTTCAAGACATGACCCAAAATGTTTGGCAACACGTTCTTTATCCAGTACTGTTTTCATCGTATCGTAACAGAACAGACAAGCTGGTCCCAGCTCTGCCATTCGTAAAAAAGAAAATGAAACCCTGGCAAAGTTTTAATAGCCCTGTCTTTCCAGAAATATAACTGATTACGTGTGGGGATAATCCAGTCATTCTCTGCGACAATAATTTCGTCATATACAGACAGACCAGCTGGAACACAGTCAGTACTTTTCCTGAGTATTTCCAGCTCTCCACGCTGACTTACAATACTTCTTTCGGGCTGATTACTCAGAAATTTTCTTAAATTTGTCTTTTCCCTGCACATCCTGCGGTAAAACTTCTTCCTGGCTTCCTCCCCAAATTCCGCCAGGGTATCATCATAGATTTTTTCAGGGATACCCCTGGTATCATCAACCGGACAAAGGGTACCGTTTATGGCAATTGTCCTCGTAAATAATTTTCTTTTCCGGGCGAATATTTTCTGTCCGACCCAGACCCCCATGGACCAGCTTACCAGAATCACTTCTTTATAAGCAGTAAAGAGCGCTTCCATATCCCGATCTGTCGTCTCCATGGTGCGAAAATCGAAAAACATACAGACATCATATTCTTCGGCCATAAGCGGTCGAAACGGTCTGTCATCCATTCCCCAGCCGTTGAAAAAAACAATCAGGGTATCACACTTCTTTTTATGGAGCCATATCTGTCTCAAACCTCAATATTTCTATGACCGGCTCCGGTTCATAGCCTCCGCAAGCTGTTCTGGAAATGCTTTTATGTCATCCCAATTCATACCGGCCGTGAGTGACAACCTGAATCTCGCGGTACCTTCGGGAACGGCCGGTGGCCTTACCGGAAACACAAGATATTTCTTATCCCGCATCATTTCCGCAAGCGTTACCGCCAGTTTATCTTCGCCGATCATTACGGGAACAATGTTGGTGGAACCATCCGTCACCAAGCCATTTTTTACCAGTTCCGACCGTAATTTCCCGGAAAGGGACTGAAGATGCCTCCGTTTTTTTTCACACAGAAGAATCTCTTCCAGAACAAACAGGTTCCAGTTGTGAATAATCGGAGGCAAACCGGTGGTGAATATAAATGACCGGCTGTGGTTTACAAGATACCTGGAGATTTCCTCTGCACAGATAACAAAGGCACCCATTGAGGCAGGAGCCTTGCCAAATGTTCCCACAAGATAATCTACACCTCTCAGACAGCCCTGTTCCTCTGCCATACCAAGGCCTTTTTCTCCATAGAGGCCAATGGCATGGGCCTCGTCCAGATAAAGGGTACAATCAAATTCCTCTTTAACAGCTACCAGTTTGCCGATATCGACGACATCACCATCCATACTGAAAACAGACTCGCTGACGATGATCACTTTTTCGAACCGTTTTCTCAATTTTTTCAGCAGAGAAACAAGATGATCATAATCCCGGTGACGATACCTTTTGTAGGTCGCTTGACACAGTCTCATACCGTCCATTATGGATGCATGATTCAGTTTATCACTGAGAATAAGATCTTTTCTCCCTAACAATGCGGGAAGAATTCCAATATTTGCATGATATCCGGAATTGAAGAGAAGGCAGCCACTCCTCCCATAGACTTCCCGAAGACGTTTTTCCAGCTTCCGGGCAACCTCCGAGTCTCCGGTCAGAAGGCGCGATGAGGTAGATCCAAGCGCGAAATAATCCAGGGAATACCGATCTCCGGATTCCATGAAAAACCTCTCATGCAGCTCCCTGTCCCCCCGAATCCAAGGTAATCGTTGGAAGTCATATTGAGCATCCGGTGCCTGCCATACTTTATATGACAGCCTTCACGTCCGGAGAGAGGCTTGAGATAGCGCAATCTTCCAGTATTTTCAAGTTGCGCCAGTTTGTCACGGTATGAGCTCATGAGTCCGCCTCAATTTCCAGAACTTTTCGAATACCCGCCAGCAGGAACTCCAGTTCATCCTGTTGAATAATATAGGGCGGCATTACATAGACAAGCTTACCAAAAGGCCTGACCCAGATACCATGTTCAACAAACCGTTTCTGGATACGTTCCATGTTGACCGGTTGCTTGAGCTCAACAACCCCGATTGCCCCGAGAACACGGACATCGGCCACAGTTTCCAACTGGTTGCAGGGAGCAAATCCTTTTTTTAAAACAGACTCAACCGCCTTAACCCGTTGTCGCCAGTCGGAATCAAAGAGCAATTCGAGGGAGGCGATGGCCACCCGACACCCAAGGGGGTTGGCCATAAAAGTGGGGCCATGCATGAAAACACCCGGCTCGTTTTTTGACAAGACCCGACCCACATGCTCCCCGGCCATAACTGCAGCCATAGTCATGTAACCACCTGTAAGCGCCTTGCCCAGGCACATGATATCCGGGACAATCCCGGCATGATCACAGCCAAACAGCTCACCTGAGCGACCAAATCCGGTCGCAATTTCATCCGCTATCAGCAGAACTTCAAACTCGTCACAGAGTTCTCTTACCTTTCGTAAATATTGCGGATGATAAAATCTCATCCCGCCGGCACCTTGGACAATCGGCTCCAGAATAACACCACAGATACGTTGATGATTTTTTCGGATCAGGTTTTCAAAAGAATCAATATCACTTTCATCCCAGGCATCTGAAAAACGACAGCGGGGAGTATCTGCAAAATAATATTCCGGCAGAACTCCCTTGTATATGGAGTGCATTCCCCCTATGGGATCACAGACAGACATGGCGTGAAAACTATCCCCATGATACCCTGAACGGAGAGTGAGAAACCTGTTTTTTCCGTTGATTCCCTGGGCGAAAGAGTACTGAATGGCCATCTTCATGGCAACTTCAACTGCGATGGAACCGGAATCGCAGAAAAATACACGGTTGAGCCCGGGCGGCATGTGTTCAATCAGTATTTTTGCCAGAGTAACGGCCGGTTCATGGGTCAATCCGCCGAACATCACATGGGCCAGGGTATCCACCTGCTCCTTGATCGCATTATTGAGACGGGGGTGATTATAACCATGGATTACCGACCACCAGGAGGCCATACCGTCAATGAGTTCCGTCCCGTCATTGAGCCTGATCCTGCAACCATCAGCAGACTCAACAAGAAATACGGGAAGTGGTTTTTCAATGGAGGTATAGGGATGCCAGAGATGTTTCCGATCAAAGGCCAGTATTTCCTCTGCTCTCCTGCCCCCGTTCTCCAAGGCACCCATCCTATTTTTTTTCATTTCCGTCAATGTCAAAACCGAGATCCTTCACCATCCTGACATCTTCCCTGAGACTGTTACCGACCGTCGTCAGGTAATCGCCGACAATTGCACCATTGGCTCCTGACATGAAACAACGACCCTGCTGGTCGCCAAGGAGATTTCTGCCGCCTGCAAGCCTGATTACAGCCCTGGGATTGATAAACCGAAACATGGCTATAGTGGTCAGCACTTCTCCAACCCCCAGGGGTTTCAGGTGTGCAAAAGGTGTATTGGCAATGGGTGTCAGGATATTGATGGGAATTGAGAGAATACCGAGATCACGCAGTTCAAAGGCCAGTTCAAGCCGCTGCTCACCACTTTCTCCCATACCTATGATCCCCCCGGAACAGATATCCATTCCGGCCTGGCGGGCAATCTGTATTGTTTCAACCTTTTCTTCCCAGGTATGGGTTGTACAGACCTTTTTGAAAAAACTCCGACAGGTTTCAAGGTTGCAATGGTATCTGCGAACACCCATGGCTTTTAATCTTTCTGCTTTTTCTCTGGTAAGAAATCCCATGGACGCACAGAAAAGCATGCCGGTTTTTTCTTCGAGCAACTTATAGATTGTTTCAATTTCATCCAGGAGAGAATGGGAAACAGCCCTGCCGGCAGTAACAAGGGAAAACCGCCTGACACCCTGTTGCTCATTCTGCAGGGCCATCTTCAACGCGGTTTCACTGGCCACAATATCATAGGTTGTGACATCAACCTCGTAGTGGGAGGATTGGGCGCAGAACTTACAGTTCTCCGAGCATCTCCCTGATCTTGCGTTGACAATGGAACAAAGATCAAAATTATTACCATGGATACTTTTCCGCAACTCATCGGCAGCATTGTACAGTTCGGAGGGAGAGGCGCACTCCGCCAGCTCAATTGCCTGTTCAAAGCTCAGGTCCTCCCCGGCCTGCACTTGACGCAGGTATTTTTTTATCATGGGAGTTTCCTCAAGCCGCTGCACAGGTACGCAATTTTTCAAGACATGCCTCAAGAGACCCTGGAGAATCAAACTGCAGTGCAGTCACTTTTTTTCCTCGAGGAACAATTTTCCGCATCATCCCCTTGAGAACTGATTTGGGTCCCACTTCAATGAAGGTATCAATCCCTTCGGCCAGCATGGATTGGATGATCTCACACCACCTCACCCTGGACGCTATCTGCCTGGCCATCATTGATTTGATTTTACCCGTATCCTTTTCCTGTTCTGCGGAAACATTGAAATAAACGGGGACATTGGGCGTTTTGAACTCTATCTTTTCCATATATTCTGCAAAATCAGGTACAGCACCTGCCACAAGCGGAGAGTGATTGGCAACACTCACATTCAGTGGAATCACCCGCGCACCTTTTTCTTCAACGAGAGCTGTCACCGCATCGAGTCCTTCAATATCTCCAGAAATGACGGTTTGAAGAGGTGTATTATGATTTGCGGCAGTAACAACACCACATTTATCGCACCCGCCAATTACCTCTTCAATCTCCTCAACACTCAGACCGAGAACCGCCCGCATTCCTCCGGGATTGGCAGTCCCTTCTCTTTCCATCAGCATTCCTCTCTTGCTGACGAGTTTCAGTGTATCTTCAGCATTGAGAACTCCTGCACCATACAGGGCGGAATATTCACCCAGGCTGTGCCCGGCAAAACAGTTTACATTAAACTCATCACCACCATCTTTTAAAAAGGCATGCCAGCATATCAGATTTGTGATGGTAATGGCCGGTTGCAGATTGGCCACCCTGGTGAGATCCTCAAGAGGCCCCTCTCCACACAGGCGATTCAGATTCAGATCGCATGCAGCCTCGGCCATGGCCATCAACTCCTTATATTCATTATCTTTTTCAATAAACTCCTGCCCCATTCCTATATATTGAGATCCCTGGCCGGGAAAAAGTACTGCCAGTTTCATTTACTTCACCTCGTTTGCTGTTTTCCGAACTTCTATAATATTAATAATAAGAAAGAGTCCCGCCCCCACGCAAATCGCTGAATCGGCGAAATTGAAGGCTGGCCAGTGATACCCCTTGAATTGAAAATCAAGAAAATCAACCACTGATCCATATCGAATTCTATCGATTATATTGCCGGCCGCTCCACCACTGATAAGGCCCAGAGCAATACCATAAAGACTGTTTTCCCTTTTCAACCTGTACCAGGCCACCGTCAGACCGACTATGGCAAGAGTTCCGATACCCAGGAAAAAATAGTGTCTCCAGGGAGAGTTAACATCAGCGAACATGCTGAACGCCGCACCACTGTTTGTCACATATACCAGGTTAAAAAAGGAGGGAATAATTTCCCGTGACTCATAGAGCTGAAAAGAGCCAAGTATCCATTGTTTACTCAGTTGATCAGCACAAATTGCAATTCCCAGGAATACAAAATATACCATCTCAGGAAACAACCCCCGCGCATCTCTCACAAATCCGGGGATGGTTCTGATCCTTCCCGACAGTGATGGAGCGAATCCAGCATCGCTCACACTTTTCTCCGGGAGCAGCAACAACACGGATCTTCAATCCTTCCATCTCCTCACTTTCAAACAGGATCCCTTCATCTTTTTCGTCATCAAATCGGGAAAGTTTCGAGATAATAGAAATCTCTTTTATCGTTTCCCATTCCGATTCAACAAATTTTTTCAGATCCCCTTCCGACCGAAGAAGCACCTCCGCTTCCAGTGAATGACCTATTACCTTCTCCCGCCGGGCAATTTCCAGTGCTTTTGTGATTTCTGAACGTACCCGGATGAGCTGTTCCCACTTTTCCATCATTTCCCGGTTATATTTTACACCGGCTGGCTTTTTTGGAAAATCAGCAAAAAATACACCCTCTTCAAAGGGTGCCTTCGGATCAAGGGAATAGAGGTGATTCCAGGCCTCTTCCGCGGTAAAACAGAGAACAGGTGCGAGCAGTCTCAGCAGTCCGTCCAGAATTGTAAAAAGAACAGTCTGTGCCGAGCGACGAAGGGGAGAATCGGTACCGGATACATAAAGCCTGTCCTTGAGAATATCCAGATAAAAAGAGCTCATGGTTATACCACAGAAATAATTAAGACTCTGGTAAATGGAATGGAACTCATATTGTTCATAATTCTCCTTCACCCTGCTCAGCAGCTCATCAAATTTGGCCAGGGCCCAGCGATCCAGCTCCGGCAGTTTATCATGGGCAACGCAGTTCTTTTCCGGATCAAAATCACTTAGATTCCCCAGCATGTACCGAATGGTATTTCTGATTTTTCTGTAGGAGTCAGAAACCTGTTTGAGGATTTCATCCGAAACCTTGATATCATCCCGATACTCTTCACTGGAAACCCACAACCGGAGAATCTCCGCGCCATATTTTTCTATGACTTCACCAGGTGCCACAACATTCCCGACAGATTTCGACATCTTCTTTCCCTGTCCGTCAACCACGTATCCATGAGTCAGCACCCCTTTAAAGGGTGCCCGGCCCTTGTGCCGGTTGAAACGAGAAGAGAGCTCTGAAACCAGCCCCTGTGCTGATCACTGCCCTCCAGGTAAAGATCAGCGGGAGAGTGAAGTTCAGGACGTTCCTCACAGACAGCAGCATGACTTACACCGGAATCAAACCAGACATCGAGAATATCATCCTCTTTGAAAAAATCGCTGGCGCCGCATTTGGAGCAGGTCATTTCTTCAGGGAGAAATTCCTCCACTTTATGACTGAACCATGCATCTGCGCCCTCTTTGAGGAAAAGTTCATCTATTTTTTCAACGACTTTTTCATTTATAACAACCTCCCCACATGAACGGCAGCTGATGACTGTAATGGGTACACCCCAAGTTCGCTGGCGTGAAAGACACCAGTCAGGACGTCCTTCAACCATTCCATAAATTCGCTGCATCCCCCAGGATGGAACCCATTTCACTTCTTTAATGGCCGCAAGCGCTCTGGTACGCAGCTCATTATTTTTCATTGAAATAAACCACTGGGGAGTGGCACGGTACATGACCGG
The DNA window shown above is from Desulfomarina profundi and carries:
- a CDS encoding glycosyltransferase codes for the protein MTAGIHIIIVTHDSQEVLPQCLTHLAAQTVEITSIIIVDSGSADRQYLECCRKADNIKLVKTGNIGFGRANNLGFSLVQDLEGIVVFLNPDTFLPPGFLAKVLDVMDGKKKIGILSGKLLGYDPGKNRATGKIDSTGIFRKWYGRWYDRGMGEKDRGRYNKKNTLPAVCGALMICPVEVLRRYGEEVFDPLFFLYKEDIELSLRLHRDGYDLVYEPCLVAFHCRGWRRDRRKIPFNLRLMASKNEIQLYRKHPSPYILWAITKYLLVRFCRL
- a CDS encoding glycosyltransferase family 2 protein; the protein is MSMENPLIEIVIPNWNGRQMLAHCLSSLEVQTNRNFCVTVVDNGSEDGSLELLENEFPKVRLLRFTENRGFSVAVNRGIRKARASWILLLNNDMEVAPDCLEHLIQGIEKYKKYDFFALKMINFNNRDFLDGAGDAVLRGGVGYRLGTMEKDSDMYRVDRDVFGACGGGALYSRKFFDKVGLFDNVFFAYLEDVDLNLRARRLGMRCRYLSSAMVFHIGSATTGKKVNAFTIRLSTRNNFAVVVKNYSFGMALRFLFPFTIYQFAWLLFVVKKRMFFSYCRGILETFRLLPEVIGKRREILADPGNILEKEFRRAVVTSEKEAVESIMARRSAEGKTNLLFGWYCRIFF
- a CDS encoding glycosyltransferase family 2 protein, which encodes MLLSIVIPLLNEEKNIPLLYQELNEVLSAIDHEYEILFIDDGSTDRSLELLKEIQEKDSHVVVISFRKNFGQTAAMAAGFDYAEGDVIITMDADLQNDPHDIPKLLVEIEAGNDVVTGWRYDRKDAFINRRLPSIIANKIISKTTGVNLHDYGCTLKAFKKEVIKNVRLYGEMHRFIPAIASGMGIDFTEVKVNHRPRRFGSSKYGISRTIRVILDLMTVKFLLSYATRPIQVFGLMGVLCGGIGFLIALIMTIQRQFMGVPLADRPLLFLAVLLIFIGIQFISLGLIAELQARTYHESQSKPVYFVKHVFGSEQESGEQ
- a CDS encoding lysylphosphatidylglycerol synthase transmembrane domain-containing protein, with protein sequence MNKIPGPVKLIIKIVLSIAFFSVLLSFVRGNELLELFSRINWVFFLLSFVVTVVMVAASCAKWKLILDLKDDIPYRELFRIYMVGYFFSNILPSTVGGDVVRSYYAGRLIENQGYSAVSVFVERFSGIFFLFFLVTVAPLFQTGLYQSPYILFPALAGGCLAMITIWVWKAENPFALPDGIARFCLAILRKTGDVPLLGFFKRVADSLERLYSGIIDRLKKLRKELDVAMAAVRENKRFLQRLILLTVLFYLLTWVNVYTAFMAFDVHVDFLAICAIVPAIMLVAHVPVTLLGNLGYFESVFVFYFLLVGVGGAESLAMGLLLRLKMLFMGAIGYIVYLTYRQKFIPDTADTLQHGGNKEI
- the bioD gene encoding dethiobiotin synthase — protein: MKKVYCITGIDTDIGKTVAVGLMARALQERGIKVITQKAVQTGCTDISEDIVVHRRLMGIDLLDMDREDLTCPYLFSVPCSPHLAATLDGRTIDIGRIRRATDLLLEQFDVVLFEGAGGLSVPLTEDILFIDYLQKEQYPLILVSGPKLGSINHTLNSLELARRRNLQVAALIYNRFIDEDERIAVDSKEIFKKFMIKNGFTGPVIDLFPLSEYWNGSIPFPDFQGVFNEL
- a CDS encoding methyltransferase domain-containing protein, whose product is MKTVLDKERVAKHFGSCLETYEDNATVQQEISRQFFNLLSRHEISAFSRVLEIGCCTGFLTELICSAHVVKSIWLNDIVPEFCSITAERIKRNVKEIHLLPGDIEAQILPEGLDIVLSSSTFQWLQDLEKLFARIHGCLNEGGILAFSLFGPGTMEEIRSLTGRGLPYLEHSELQKITTAFFDLVHIHRERKRIYLPSVRAVLRHIRKTGVGDLAAPGGRFRNSESLKGSIEHVLKMISGFR
- a CDS encoding DUF452 family protein; amino-acid sequence: MRQIWLHKKKCDTLIVFFNGWGMDDRPFRPLMAEEYDVCMFFDFRTMETTDRDMEALFTAYKEVILVSWSMGVWVGQKIFARKRKLFTRTIAINGTLCPVDDTRGIPEKIYDDTLAEFGEEARKKFYRRMCREKTNLRKFLSNQPERSIVSQRGELEILRKSTDCVPAGLSVYDEIIVAENDWIIPTRNQLYFWKDRAIKTLPGFHFLFYEWQSWDQLVCSVTIR
- a CDS encoding aminotransferase class I/II-fold pyridoxal phosphate-dependent enzyme, coding for MESGDRYSLDYFALGSTSSRLLTGDSEVARKLEKRLREVYGRSGCLLFNSGYHANIGILPALLGRKDLILSDKLNHASIMDGMRLCQATYKRYRHRDYDHLVSLLKKLRKRFEKVIIVSESVFSMDGDVVDIGKLVAVKEEFDCTLYLDEAHAIGLYGEKGLGMAEEQGCLRGVDYLVGTFGKAPASMGAFVICAEEISRYLVNHSRSFIFTTGLPPIIHNWNLFVLEEILLCEKKRRHLQSLSGKLRSELVKNGLVTDGSTNIVPVMIGEDKLAVTLAEMMRDKKYLVFPVRPPAVPEGTARFRLSLTAGMNWDDIKAFPEQLAEAMNRSRS